One window of Pleurodeles waltl isolate 20211129_DDA chromosome 3_1, aPleWal1.hap1.20221129, whole genome shotgun sequence genomic DNA carries:
- the CMKLR2 gene encoding chemerin-like receptor 2: MAELERMMNHSYSDLENDSYYYDYEYDWDEEPQSTASPHALHLVSIVLYSVAFILGVPGNALVIWFTGFKWEKTVSTLWFLNLAIADLIFVLFLPLHITYVALDFHWCFGKLLCKVNSFVALLNMFASIFFLTVISLDRLVQLVHPNFSQKHRTLKNSLFLSSAVWLFSAVNAGPALYFRDTAYRGNNGIVCYNNFHHDRDIVIRTHMILSWTRLLLGYLFPLVTMILCYTSMAIKVKKGAVLTSGKFFWTVFAVVVAFFICWTPYHIFNILELAIHHNTHFHQLVRIGMPLATSLAFINSCLNPILYVLISKMFKIQFKMSVGELLKHTLREISQSGTMSEHLRDSETNVNLCETAQ; the protein is encoded by the coding sequence ATGGCCGAACTAGAACGGATGATGAATCACTCCTATTCAGACCTGGAAAATGACTCCTACTATTATGATTATGAATATGACTGGGATGAAGAACCTCAAAGCACAGCCTCGCCTCATGCTCTGCATCTAGTTTCCATTGTATTGTATAGTGTTGCTTTCATTCTCGGTGTGCCCGGCAATGCCCTAGTTATCTGGTTTACAGGGTTCAAGTGGGAGAAAACTGTCAGCACGCTCTGGTTCCTTAACCTTGCCATTGCAGATCTAATCTTTGTGCTGTTCCTGCCCCTCCACATTACATATGTGGCACTTGACTTCCACTGGTGTTTTGGCAAATTGCTTTGCAAAGTAAACTCATTTGTCGCTCTATTGAACATGTTTGCTAGTATCTTCTTCTTGACTGTGATCAGCCTAGATCGCTTGGTCCAACTTGTCCACCCCAACTTCTCGCAAAAACATCGAACTCTAAAGAACTCCCTTTTTCTCAGCAGTGCTGTCTGGCTGTTCTCAGCAGTGAATGCTGGCCCCGCCTTGTATTTCAGGGACACCGCTTATAGAGGTAATAATGGCATTGTGTGCTATAATAATTTCCACCATGACAGAGACATTGTAATCAGGACCCACATGATCCTGAGCTGGACAAGGCTTCTCCTTGGTTACCTCTTTCCCTTGGTGACTATGATCCTTTGCTATACATCCATGGCCATCAAGGTAAAGAAGGGGGCTGTTCTGACATCTGGCAAGTTTTTCTGGACTGTGTTTGCTGTTGTGGTAGCTTTCTTTATCTGTTGGACACCGTACCACATATTCAATATATTGGAGCTGGCCATCCATCACAACACCCATTTCCATCAGCTGGTCCGGATAGGCATGCCGCTAGCCACCAGCCTGGCATTCATCAACAGTTGCTTAAATCCTATTCTTTACGTTCTGATTAGCAAGATGTTTAAGATCCAGTTCAAGATGTCAGTGGGTGAGCTGCTAAAGCATACACTCCGGGAAATCAGCCAGTCTGGAACCATGAGCGAGCACCTGAGAGACTCAGAAACCAATGTAAATCTATGTGAGACTGCTCAGTGA